In bacterium, a single window of DNA contains:
- a CDS encoding GNAT family N-acetyltransferase has product MNFKVLEIAPDRLSDYAAIPMTLEVRSIFVAEEKDSGLGGLTLREEAVAEPYIKDYDSYEDLYINDKENCGPESWPKHFDISNWGLFISYNDKKPVAAAAVAWNTAGVNMLEGRADIAVLWDIRVRPEFKCQGLGTMLLDHAARWARSKGCKLLKIETQNVNVPACRFYSRMGCHLGQINRYGYYGHPPVSNEVMLIWYLDL; this is encoded by the coding sequence TTGAATTTTAAAGTTCTTGAGATCGCTCCTGACCGCCTCTCTGATTATGCCGCTATCCCTATGACGCTTGAAGTCCGCAGCATATTCGTCGCAGAGGAGAAAGACTCCGGACTCGGCGGGCTCACGCTTCGAGAGGAGGCAGTCGCCGAACCATATATCAAGGACTACGACTCGTATGAAGATCTCTACATCAATGACAAGGAAAACTGCGGACCTGAAAGCTGGCCCAAGCACTTTGATATCTCTAACTGGGGTCTCTTCATCTCTTATAACGACAAGAAACCTGTTGCGGCTGCAGCTGTTGCATGGAATACTGCAGGCGTTAACATGCTCGAGGGAAGAGCGGACATCGCCGTGCTCTGGGACATACGCGTCCGGCCAGAATTCAAATGCCAGGGATTGGGTACGATGCTGCTCGACCACGCAGCCCGGTGGGCACGTTCCAAGGGCTGCAAACTCCTGAAGATAGAAACCCAGAACGTTAACGTTCCGGCCTGCCGGTTTTATTCAAGGATGGGCTGTCATCTCGGACAGATAAACCGTTACGGATACTACGGACATCCTCCGGTCTCAAACGAGGTGATGCTCATCTGGTATCTGGATCTTTGA
- a CDS encoding nitroreductase family protein encodes MDAMEAILTRKSVRKFLPKKIPTDIIRKILEAGIRAPSGGNRQPWRFIVVTDRKKIKKFDPYAHQPWVENAPAVIVACANPHDTWERYNENEQCYILDTSAAIENMLLAIHALGLGAVWCLTCSKRDIRKLLNIPPGWQIVSIIPLGYYEMKDFVRAYGKTEKNSDVRPRKPLNEVAFINGPDTPFE; translated from the coding sequence ATGGATGCAATGGAAGCGATTCTGACCCGAAAGAGCGTAAGGAAGTTCCTTCCCAAAAAAATTCCCACAGATATCATTAGAAAAATACTTGAGGCCGGCATACGCGCACCTTCAGGCGGCAACCGTCAGCCCTGGCGGTTCATCGTAGTAACCGACAGAAAAAAGATAAAGAAATTCGATCCCTACGCTCACCAGCCCTGGGTGGAGAATGCGCCTGCGGTGATAGTCGCCTGTGCTAACCCGCACGATACCTGGGAACGATACAACGAGAACGAACAGTGCTATATACTGGATACTTCCGCCGCAATCGAGAACATGCTCCTTGCCATACACGCCCTGGGTCTAGGTGCGGTATGGTGCCTTACTTGCAGTAAGCGCGATATACGCAAACTCCTCAATATCCCACCTGGATGGCAGATTGTTTCCATAATCCCTCTCGGCTACTATGAGATGAAGGATTTCGTACGAGCATACGGGAAAACAGAAAAAAACAGTGATGTAAGACCGAGAAAGCCTCTAAATGAAGTAGCATTCATCAACGGACCGGATACGCCGTTCGAATAA
- a CDS encoding class I SAM-dependent methyltransferase produces MSYYEDRLSASRLKRCYEIAPPRVRQYLDAEISYVINQIKETDSVLEPGCGYGRVLEKLSRRAGKVTGIDTSVESVAMAKKELGATSNCSVFVMDASCMSFSSGQFDVVACIQNGISAFGVDRRTLIRECVRVTKKGGTVLFSSYSDKFWGHRLEWFQLQAKEGLIGEIDCSETRDGVIVTRDGFKAATVRPKDFLSLTKDIGFTAKIVEVDESSVFCEITP; encoded by the coding sequence ATGAGCTACTACGAGGATAGGCTTTCTGCCTCGCGCCTGAAAAGATGCTACGAGATTGCTCCACCCCGCGTAAGACAGTACCTGGATGCCGAGATAAGTTACGTAATTAATCAAATAAAGGAAACCGATTCGGTTCTGGAACCGGGATGCGGCTACGGGAGGGTGCTTGAAAAACTCAGCCGCCGTGCCGGAAAAGTAACGGGCATAGATACCTCGGTTGAAAGTGTCGCGATGGCTAAAAAAGAACTTGGCGCTACCTCAAACTGCTCCGTTTTCGTCATGGACGCTTCATGTATGTCCTTTTCCAGTGGACAGTTCGACGTCGTAGCATGCATTCAAAACGGCATTTCGGCATTCGGGGTTGACCGCAGAACGCTCATTCGCGAATGCGTGCGGGTCACCAAAAAGGGCGGAACCGTTCTCTTCTCATCTTATTCGGATAAGTTCTGGGGGCACAGACTGGAATGGTTTCAACTTCAGGCGAAGGAAGGACTTATAGGCGAGATAGACTGCTCAGAAACCCGTGATGGGGTGATTGTAACCAGGGACGGTTTCAAGGCGGCTACGGTCAGGCCGAAGGACTTTTTAAGCCTTACTAAAGATATTGGCTTTACGGCCAAAATAGTTGAAGTCGACGAATCGAGTGTCTTTTGCGAAATAACTCCTTGA